In a single window of the Gammaproteobacteria bacterium genome:
- the djlA gene encoding co-chaperone DjlA, translated as MSWWGKIVGGAFGFALGGPLGALLGATLGHNLDRGLSQFSVLEGGLGQASQERVQMAFFTATFAVMGHIAKADGTVSAHEIDMAEQVMARMNLNSEQRQLARDLFRQGRDDDFLLDEVLVQFRRECHRRTTLLRMFMEIQISAAYADGDFSVAERDLLRRVCIGVGFSAHEFAHLEAMVKAQFEPHAGTSASRPSLVDAYAVLDVSSKTSDVEVKKAYRRLMNQHHPDKLVAKGLPEEMMKLAAEKTHAIKQAYETVKAQRGIR; from the coding sequence ATGAGTTGGTGGGGCAAGATTGTTGGTGGTGCTTTTGGGTTTGCTTTAGGCGGGCCGCTGGGCGCTTTACTGGGTGCGACGCTGGGTCATAACCTTGACCGTGGGCTGAGTCAGTTTAGTGTGCTTGAGGGTGGCCTCGGTCAGGCCTCACAAGAGCGTGTGCAAATGGCATTTTTCACGGCGACGTTTGCTGTGATGGGTCATATCGCCAAGGCCGATGGCACGGTGTCAGCGCATGAGATTGATATGGCCGAGCAGGTAATGGCGCGTATGAATCTCAATAGTGAGCAGCGGCAATTGGCGCGCGACTTATTCAGGCAAGGTCGTGACGATGATTTTTTGCTTGACGAGGTGTTAGTACAATTTCGTCGTGAATGTCATCGTCGTACGACGTTGCTGCGTATGTTTATGGAAATCCAGATTTCGGCAGCGTATGCGGACGGTGATTTTAGTGTCGCTGAGCGTGATTTATTGCGTCGGGTATGCATTGGCGTAGGCTTTTCAGCCCATGAGTTCGCTCATCTTGAGGCAATGGTTAAGGCGCAATTTGAGCCGCATGCTGGAACAAGCGCATCGCGTCCGTCATTGGTAGATGCCTATGCGGTGTTGGATGTTTCGAGTAAAACCAGTGATGTCGAAGTAAAAAAAGCCTACCGTCGATTAATGAATCAGCATCACCCTGATAAATTGGTCGCCAAGGGCTTGCCAGAAGAGATGATGAAGCTTGCCGCCGAGAAAACGCATGCAATTAAGCAGGCCTACGAAACGGTAAAAGCACAGCGTGGCATACGTTAA